In Mucilaginibacter celer, one DNA window encodes the following:
- a CDS encoding exosortase Y-associated Wzy-like protein yields MQENSKAIERYIVLFVPWMLALLCKGDSILSYFIAWLGSFFIFLISLSGWVRPIPKDRSMAEQLMRPIFIIQIIFAGYMCCTSIFYFMNSLGYENFRQVTFHTLHDQDTLGLIAQCQRYYCLGHASFVAGVLIFMNYPIKKKYHIENTKLANLLMFAAVISFPVSLLFLTIPGLSQFYYQFSSLSFIAGTLALAFAIPLKKIGNTLICLALYSFNFYQALISGFKEPIIISVLVLGIFLYPTYKKLVAITFVPLILLLFTVLPTYNHIFRSNAWNGDANSGDASQVALSAALNSDDDDLKDTNWEFLVYRLSEIDMFTKFVQSTPKTIDYYGFDLIKQSLIALVPRVLWPSKPITEDLIMQRVYDAGVINRNSVVSAKPAYIVDAYLSGGDFGIFFYLFAYGAIAQLICLKAEKLFGGYILGTALIFSGLFQIMWRGISFEFMFNTVFWSYISMLAIHKIMLSTHILKEV; encoded by the coding sequence ATGCAGGAAAACAGTAAGGCGATAGAGCGGTATATTGTGTTGTTTGTGCCATGGATGCTGGCCCTGCTGTGCAAAGGCGATAGCATTTTATCATACTTCATTGCCTGGCTCGGTTCATTTTTTATTTTCCTGATCAGCCTGAGCGGTTGGGTGCGCCCCATCCCTAAAGACCGCTCGATGGCCGAGCAGCTCATGCGGCCCATATTCATCATCCAGATCATATTTGCCGGGTATATGTGCTGCACATCCATATTTTATTTTATGAACAGCCTGGGCTATGAAAACTTCAGGCAGGTTACCTTTCACACGCTGCATGATCAGGATACCCTTGGGCTTATAGCCCAATGCCAGCGCTATTATTGCCTGGGGCATGCCTCCTTTGTTGCCGGGGTACTCATTTTTATGAATTATCCCATCAAAAAAAAATATCATATCGAAAATACCAAACTGGCTAACCTGCTCATGTTTGCCGCCGTGATCAGTTTCCCGGTATCGCTGCTGTTTTTAACTATACCCGGGCTTTCGCAGTTCTATTACCAGTTTAGTTCGTTAAGTTTTATAGCCGGTACCCTCGCCCTTGCTTTTGCTATCCCCCTAAAAAAAATCGGGAATACCCTCATTTGCCTGGCGCTGTATTCATTCAACTTTTACCAGGCGCTTATATCGGGGTTTAAAGAGCCTATTATTATCAGTGTGCTGGTGTTAGGCATCTTTCTTTATCCAACTTATAAAAAACTGGTAGCCATAACTTTTGTACCGCTTATACTGTTATTGTTTACGGTTTTGCCCACGTATAATCATATTTTCAGGTCGAATGCCTGGAACGGGGATGCCAACAGCGGCGATGCCTCGCAGGTGGCGCTAAGTGCGGCCCTTAATAGCGATGACGATGATTTAAAAGACACCAACTGGGAGTTTTTGGTATATCGTTTAAGCGAGATTGACATGTTTACCAAATTTGTGCAATCCACCCCAAAAACAATTGACTACTACGGTTTCGACCTTATCAAACAATCGCTCATAGCATTGGTTCCCCGTGTTTTATGGCCCTCCAAACCCATTACCGAAGATTTGATTATGCAGCGGGTTTACGATGCGGGCGTAATTAACCGCAACTCGGTTGTTTCGGCCAAACCGGCTTACATTGTAGATGCCTACCTTTCGGGCGGCGATTTCGGGATCTTTTTTTACCTGTTTGCCTACGGTGCCATAGCACAATTGATTTGTTTAAAAGCCGAAAAGCTTTTTGGGGGATATATACTCGGCACGGCGCTCATCTTTTCGGGCCTGTTCCAGATCATGTGGCGGGGTATCAGTTTCGAGTTTATGTTCAATACTGTTTTCTGGAGTTATATAAGTATGCTGGCTATCCATAAAATAATGTTAAGCACCCATATTTTAAAAGAGGTTTGA
- a CDS encoding XrtY-associated glycosyltransferase XYAG1 — translation MKILHVVASYKPAYVYGGPIMSVAMLCEQLVKAGQQVEVYTTTANGAAELDVTAGKSINVDGVPVTYFPRKTKDHSHFSPELLKAVYRDARQFDVVHVHAWWNLAVVLACFAALKRGVPVVVSPRGTLSSYSFQNKNTGLKSLMHHISMPFLKKSYFHVTSVHEQQAVETVVKGKGINNIPNFVKLPPLRHHTTENESPGVFKLLFFSRIEEKKGLDILISSLKQINSPCHLTVAGSGNDAYVNGLKKLAADSGVGDKITWAGFVNEEKFDLLSKHHLFVLPSYDENFGNAVIESLSVGTAVLISKGVGLAGYVSDNRLGWVCENNETSVAEHINHIISTQNPELDRIRQSAPSIIYHHFEGSALVKKYINMYQQIITA, via the coding sequence TTGAAAATACTGCACGTTGTAGCCTCATACAAACCCGCTTATGTTTACGGTGGCCCCATCATGTCGGTAGCTATGCTGTGCGAGCAACTTGTAAAAGCCGGGCAGCAGGTTGAGGTGTACACCACCACAGCCAACGGCGCAGCCGAACTTGATGTAACGGCAGGAAAATCCATTAATGTTGACGGCGTGCCGGTAACCTACTTTCCGCGTAAAACAAAAGATCACAGCCATTTCTCGCCCGAATTGCTTAAGGCCGTATACCGCGATGCCCGGCAGTTTGATGTGGTACATGTGCACGCCTGGTGGAACCTGGCGGTTGTTTTAGCCTGCTTTGCCGCCCTGAAGCGCGGTGTGCCTGTTGTGGTTTCGCCACGGGGCACTTTAAGCTCCTATTCATTTCAAAATAAAAACACGGGCTTAAAATCGCTTATGCACCACATCAGCATGCCATTTTTAAAAAAGAGCTATTTTCATGTCACCTCGGTGCATGAGCAGCAGGCGGTTGAGACGGTGGTTAAGGGCAAAGGCATCAACAATATCCCCAACTTTGTAAAGCTGCCGCCATTAAGGCACCATACAACCGAAAATGAAAGTCCGGGCGTTTTTAAATTATTGTTTTTTTCGAGGATTGAGGAAAAAAAAGGATTGGACATCCTCATCAGCTCGCTAAAACAAATCAATTCGCCCTGCCACCTTACTGTGGCCGGCAGCGGTAACGATGCTTATGTAAATGGGCTGAAAAAGCTGGCGGCTGATAGTGGTGTTGGCGATAAAATAACCTGGGCAGGTTTTGTTAATGAGGAGAAATTCGACCTGCTGAGCAAACATCACCTGTTTGTATTGCCATCGTACGATGAAAACTTCGGCAACGCGGTAATTGAAAGTTTAAGCGTTGGCACCGCAGTGCTCATCAGCAAGGGCGTGGGCCTGGCAGGCTATGTAAGTGATAACAGGCTGGGCTGGGTATGCGAAAACAACGAAACATCGGTTGCTGAGCATATCAATCATATCATCAGCACACAAAACCCCGAACTTGACCGCATCAGGCAAAGCGCCCCATCCATCATTTATCATCATTTTGAAGGCAGCGCCTTAGTAAAAAAATATATCAATATGTACCAGCAAATCATTACCGCATGA
- a CDS encoding class I SAM-dependent methyltransferase translates to MSEYQDYGYPDDSPCHMVKYLEQPLMSLLDKNTNRSILDLGCGNGFWVNYLLKHGFNAYGIDASEQGIAIANQINPGRFFLHDLSVPGLPKQLDGIKFDTVISTEVIEHLYDPYAFVALCRDVLSETKGELIISTPYHGYLKNLFLSVFNKWDSHISPLWQGGHIKFWSVKTLTQILNEHGFEVTAFRGCGRIPYLWMTMIIKARLK, encoded by the coding sequence ATGAGCGAATACCAGGATTACGGCTACCCCGACGATAGCCCATGCCACATGGTTAAATACCTCGAGCAGCCGCTCATGTCATTACTGGATAAAAACACCAACCGCAGCATCCTTGATCTGGGCTGCGGCAATGGCTTTTGGGTAAATTATTTACTGAAGCATGGTTTTAACGCTTATGGCATTGATGCCTCCGAACAAGGCATCGCGATAGCTAATCAAATAAATCCGGGCAGGTTTTTTTTACATGATCTGTCGGTTCCGGGTTTGCCCAAACAACTGGATGGGATTAAATTCGATACCGTGATCTCTACCGAGGTGATTGAGCACCTTTATGATCCTTATGCTTTTGTTGCGCTTTGCCGGGATGTACTGAGCGAAACCAAAGGCGAGTTGATCATTTCCACCCCTTACCACGGTTATTTGAAAAACCTTTTTTTGAGTGTGTTTAATAAATGGGATAGCCATATCAGTCCGCTATGGCAGGGAGGGCACATCAAATTCTGGTCGGTTAAAACGCTTACGCAGATTTTAAACGAGCACGGTTTTGAGGTAACGGCTTTTCGCGGCTGTGGCCGGATCCCCTATCTTTGGATGACCATGATTATTAAAGCCCGGTTAAAGTGA
- a CDS encoding glycosyltransferase family 2 protein: MSESLDIIILTFNEERNIEACLQSAAQLKANIFVVDSGSADQTIAICQKYTSNIFHHPFENYALQRNWALGNLPLTGSWVLNLDADHRVTPELAAQLNGIFSEKVAPEINGFLISRRTMFINKWIRHGGHYPTYHANLFRRGFGMCEEKLYDQHFKVTGKTQVLKTDIIDVITDSLTSFINRHNHWATLEAQYQVEQQNAPALDDKGQLVHPRLFGNPMERRRYLKKRYEAFPLFVRPVIYFIIRYFFKLGFLDGTTGLVFHFLQGFWFRFLIDAKIYELRKEAKKQ; encoded by the coding sequence GTGAGCGAAAGCCTCGACATTATTATTTTAACTTTTAACGAAGAGCGGAATATTGAAGCCTGCCTGCAAAGCGCGGCGCAGTTAAAAGCCAATATTTTTGTTGTAGATTCGGGCTCGGCAGATCAGACTATCGCTATCTGCCAAAAATACACCTCTAACATTTTTCACCACCCGTTTGAAAATTATGCCCTGCAACGCAACTGGGCGCTTGGGAATTTGCCTTTAACCGGCTCCTGGGTACTCAACCTTGATGCCGATCACCGGGTAACGCCCGAACTGGCCGCACAACTCAACGGGATTTTTAGCGAAAAAGTAGCGCCGGAGATTAACGGTTTTTTAATCAGTCGCCGAACCATGTTTATTAATAAATGGATCAGGCATGGCGGTCACTACCCCACCTATCACGCCAACCTGTTCAGGCGCGGTTTCGGGATGTGCGAAGAAAAGCTGTACGATCAGCATTTTAAAGTGACGGGCAAAACACAGGTACTTAAAACCGATATTATAGATGTAATTACCGATTCGCTTACCAGTTTTATCAACAGGCATAACCACTGGGCCACGCTCGAGGCGCAATACCAGGTTGAACAACAAAATGCGCCCGCGCTTGACGATAAGGGGCAACTGGTACATCCGCGCCTGTTTGGCAACCCGATGGAGCGACGGCGTTACCTTAAAAAACGCTACGAAGCGTTCCCGCTGTTTGTGCGGCCGGTAATTTACTTTATCATCAGGTATTTTTTTAAACTGGGCTTTTTAGATGGTACAACCGGCCTGGTGTTTCACTTTTTGCAAGGCTTTTGGTTTAGGTTTTTAATTGATGCGAAAATTTACGAATTACGGAAGGAGGCAAAAAAACAATGA